The sequence below is a genomic window from Sphingobacterium sp. ML3W.
TATAAACTACTAGGAGTTACAATCTCACTTTAGTCGGGATGATTTTAATGGCTTCTGCCTTAATCATACATCGCAAGCTGGATTGAAATAACGATGGTCGCTACTGCACTTTCAAATATCGGTATCCGGTCCTTGAAAAACTATCCTCATGAAATAACTGAAAATTATTCATGTGTTTCATAAAAAATGAACAACAATACATAATTATATTCTGATGAAAAAAAATAAAAGAATCTGGCTTATCATTGTCCCCATTCTTGCAATTCTAGCATTCATGTTTAAGGATTCGTTTACACAAAAGAGTATCGAAGATCTTCCTGGCAATTTTAAGGAAGTTGCTTTTGTTCGAAATGAGCAAAATAAAGGTGGCATTATACGCATTTACGCAATTTCTGTTGGCAACCCAACCGAAGCAGATTATAAAGCATGTCTAGACCTACTTCCTGTAAATGATTATGGAAGTACAACTACAGCTTACTTTTTTGACCAGCATGCTCCGTACCCCACTTCACTTACTTTAGAAGCTCCACATTATGATGGAAATCAGTTTCATGCTATCCAAATTTCAAAGAAATCAGGAATGGACAAATAATATGCTGCTATAATACCTAATGAAGTCAAATGTTCCAACAATAATTGCAGAGCATTCTTGAATACCTATATTAAAACAATTACAAAAGAATAAATTTACTTTTATATCGATGTAATTATATTGCATATCTGAGCAAATTTATCTAAGTTTAAAGAGAATACTTTATGTATTCTCTTTTTTTGTTGTCGATTGACGTTATCATGATATGCGCAGATTTTATCACATTCCTAAGTCACAAAAGAGGCGTTCAAACAATTGTCAGTGTGGTTATATTTAACAATTATTTAATGTTATTTAAACAATACATTAAGTAAGTAAATTTACATTTGAAGCTCATTACATTAAAGAAGTATTAAAGAATATGGCTCGAAAATTCATTCCTAGAGATGTCAGCTGGTTAAGTTTTAATAGTAGGGTATTGCAAGAAGCTGCTGATGAAACAGTACCTCTACCTTCTAAAATAAAATTCTTAGGGATTTTTTCTAACAACCTAGATGAATTTTTTAGAGTACGAATACCAGGGTTAAAGCGTGCAATCGATATTAAAGATAAAGAAGCTAATTCATCTTTTTTTGAGGACCCTCAAATAATACTTGATGAGGTCAATACTATCGTTAGTAAACAGCAAAAAAAGTTTGATAGCATTTGGACGCTGATACAAAAAGAGATGGCTAAACAGCATGTCTATATGAAAGACGCTTATCAATTAAATCCGAAGCAAAAGGAGTTTGTGAAAAATTTCTATTTTGAAGAAATTGAATCTAATGTCATACCCCTATTGTTAGATGATAACCGTCCTATGCCCTACCTACGGGATAAAAGTCTCTATTTAGGCATATCGATGCGAAAAAAAGAATGGGAATATGAAACCCGATTTGCCATTATTGAAATCCCAACTACGTTAAATGGCCGCTTTGTTATATTACCGGCTTCAGCTAAAGAAAAGCACATTATTTTATTAGAAGATATTATTAAATTTAATCTTCCTTACATTTTTTCATATTTCGATTTCGACGAATTCGACGCTCATGTCTTCAAAATCACAAAAGATGCTGAATTTGACATCGATAATGATATCAATACCACATTAGCTGAAAAGATATCAAAAGGAGTCAAAAACCGAAGAAAAGGTAAAACAACAAGGTTCATTTTCGACAAGGAAATGGATGCTAGACTAGTAGAGTTTTTAATTAAGAAGTTGCAGTTGACAAAGAAGGATAATATTATACCCGGTCAAAAAATCCACAATTTCAAACATTTTATGGACTTTCCAAATGTCTTTAAACAACCTATCCTTCCTATTACGAATCCAGCATTTACGCATCCACAGCTTAATAAAACGCAACGGATAACGGATATCATCATCAAAAAGGATATTTTATTATCATTTCCTTATCACACCTTCCGCCCAGTAATTGACCTGCTTCGTGAGGCCGCGATGGACCCCGACGTTAGAACGATTCAAATCACAGCTTACCGACTTGCTACGAACAGTAAAATCGTTAATGCTTTGATCAATGCTGCAAGAAATGGGAAAGATGTAACGGTCATGCTCGAGCTCCAAGCTAGATTTGATGAAGAGAATAATCTATTCTGGAAGGAAAAGCTCGAGCTGGAAGGCATTCGAGTTTTAACAGGCGTGCCTAATAAAAAAGTTCATGCTAAACTCTGTATCATAAAAAAAAGGGTGGGTAATAAAACAATTCAATATGGCTTTGTCAGTACTGGGAATATAAACGAGAAAACAGCGAAACTTTACGGTGATTACTGTCTTCTTACGAGCAATAGAAGTGTTATGGCTGATATCAACAAAGTTTTCCATTTTCTCAAAAAACCAAAAAGCAATCCCCATGAAGTCATTAAAAATTGTAGTAGCCTCCTCGTCTGCCCCACCGATATGCGTAATGGAATTGCTCATTACATCGATAAGGAAATCGAGGAAGTTAAAGCCGGTAGAAAAGGACGTGTCATATTGAAAGTAAATTCTCTCAGTGACAGGATATTGATAAAAAAACTTTATGAAGCTGCTGAAATTGGTGTTCAGGTCGACCTGATCGTAAGAGGGATTTATTGTGCAACTAATCAACCAAAATTTAAAAAGGCAATCAATGCCATCAGTATTGTAGATGAGTTCTTAGAGCACGCTCGAGTGATGTATTTCTATTCTTCTGGCAAAGAAGTAATTTATATATCGTCTGCGGATTGGATGTCAAGAAATCTAGATCACCGTGTCGAGGCAGCTGTAAAAATTAACAGTAAAAAAATTAGAGATGAGATTAAGGATATGCTACAGATTCAATTACGAGATAATGTGAAAGCACGTATTCTGAATAACGAACTTAACAACCACTACGTTGAAAACGACAAAGAACCTTGTCGTTCGCAGATTGAAATCTATCATTACCTCAGGAAAAAAACTGATGAATTATAATCATAAAAAAAGGTCACTCAAAAAAATAGAGTGACCCTTTATTATGATTCATTTTTGAATTATCCTCTACTATTGTAATTAGGAGCTTCTTTCGTAATCGATATGTTATGTGGGTGTGATTCACGTAATCCAGCACCTGTAATACGAACAAATTGTGCTTCTTGCAACTTCTCAATAGTCGCAGCTCCACAATAACCCATTGATGCTTTTAATCCGCCCATATATTGATATACAACTTCTGCCAAAGTTCCTTTATATGGAACACGTCCAACAATTCCTTCTGGAACTAATTTCTTGATATCATCCTCCACATCTTGGAAGTAACGGTCTTTAGATCCTTTTTCCATAGCTTCTATAGAACCCATTCCACGGTATGATTTGAATTTACGTCCTTCATAGATAATGGTTTCACCAGGAGCTTCTTCAACACCAGCGAATAATGAACCAGCCATAATGGTATAAGCACCGGCAGCAATTGCTTTAGCAATATCACCCGTCTGTTTAATACCCCCGTCTGCAATTAAAGGAACACCTGTACCTTTTAAAGCTTTTGCCACTTCGTAAATCGCGTACAACTGCGGAACGCCTACACCCGCAATGATACGAGTTGTACAAATCGAACCTGGTCCAATGCCTACTTTCACGGCATCAGCACCTGCTTCTGCTAAAGCTTTCGCCGCCGCACCTGTAGCAATATTTCCAACGATAACTTGTAAGTCCGGAAAAGTAGCTTTAACCAACTTCAACTTTTCAATTACACCTTTTGAGTGGCCGTGAGCTGTATCAATAGTAATAACGTCCACCCCAGCCTTTACGAGCGCTTCTACGCGCTCTAATGTGTCGGGCGTAACACCAACCGCTCCGCCAACCAATAGTCGTCCGTGCGTGTCTTTAGCGGCATTTGGATAATGCTTATATTTTTGGATATCCTTAAATGTGATGAGGCCTTTTAGTACACCCTCACGATTAACAACAGGAAGTTTTTCTATTTTATGATTTTGTAAAATTTCTTCTGCTTTTACTAAATCAGTACCCTCTGGAGCAATAACTAAGTTATCCTTAGTCATCAACGATGCGATTGGTTGACTCATTACCTTTTGAAAGCGTAAATCGCGATTAGTAACAATCCCTACTAATTTACCATTCTCATCTATTACGGGAATACCTCCAATTTTATGATCTTTCATAATCTTGAAAGCATCTCCTACGGTCGCTGATTGCAATAAAGTAACGGGATCTTGAATCATACCGCTTTCTGAGCGCTTTACTTTTCGCACTTCAGCAGCTTGTTCTGCGATCGTCATGTTTTTATGTAACATACCAATACCGCCGGCTTGTGCAATCGCAATAGCTAAATCAGCACCCGTCACCGTATCCATAGCCGCAGAAACTAATGGAATATTTAATTTGATTTTTTTTGTCAAGAAAGTACTTGTATCGACATCACGTGGTAATATTTCAGAATAAGCTGGAATTAATAATACGTCGTCGTAGGTAAGTCCTTCTGCTACGAATTTTTGTGGATCTAATTGCATGGCAAATATGTATTGGGGTTTCTATTTGCCAGGCAAAATTAAGAATTATTAATGAAAACTGAAAATTAATTTCACTAATTACATTTAAATGATTATTGTAACATGAACTTAACATCTCGTTCTCATTGGTTTAATGACTAAACGTATGGGGATTTTCACAGGCTTGCTGCTTGATTGAAGATATATAGGCAACTTTTGGCAGGTTATTTGCATATGTTTTCTAAATTGAATTTTAAAAAAACACATATTATGAAAAAAGTATTACTTTCTATGGCTACAGCGGCTGTTTTAGCTTTAGGAGCACAAGAAGCAAAGGCACAATCACCACAGCGAGCAGCTATAGGCGTTGTATTTGATGGTACAATGGGCGATTTGTGGGGTGTTCAATATAAACAATCTATGGGTGGTGCTAACAACGGGCAAGCCCAAATCATGTTCGATGATAACGTGGTCGCTATTGGAGCTGATTGGCAACATGCAAGACCGTTTTCTGGCACTAATGGTTTAGGTTGGTACGCTGGAGTCGGTGCTCAATTAGCTTTTCTTGATCATGGTGATAATAAGACTTGGGTTTCATTACGACCTCAATTAGGGTTGGAATTTAAGATTCCAACAGCACCGATTGGTCTGCATGCAGATTGGAAACCAGACTGGAGATTAAATAACAATTCTGACTTTGATGCATCAACTTTTTCATTCGGTATTAAATATACTTTAAGATAAGTAAAATCGCAATTTTCATAAAAAAAGCCTCCCAAACGGAGGCTTTTTTTATGAAACTACATGGTAATAATCTTTTAATCGGATTTTATCATAAGCTTAATCAAATAAAGCTTTCCATTTTACAAAATTTTTATACCTTTGGCATTCTTGGAGAATTGTAATTTTCACACAAGAATGAGTTATCAATTATATCAATAATATCAAACTAATACACTAAAAACAGACGATGCAAGGTAAAGGGCTGATTAAATTTTTGGTGATAGCGGTATCTATAGCATGTCTATACGCCCTATCATTCACTTTTGTAACCCGCAAAGTTGAGCGTGATGCTGAGAATTATGCACAAGGAGATATGGCACGTGAAAAATCGTACTTAGACTCTATCGCTGGCGAGGTTGTTTACAATTTAGGTTTTGCTAAATACACCTATAGAGAAGCTAAAGCACAAGAACTTGCTTTAGGTCTTGATCTAAAAGGGGGTATGAACGTTACGATGGAAATCTCAATCGATGAGTTGATTCGTAACTTAGCGGATAATCCTAAAGACGAGAAATTCAATGCAGCACTTACTGCTGCCATTTCGAAAAGTAAAACAAGTCAAAAATCTTTAGTAAATTTATTCATAGAGGAATATAAAGCTACAGGTAATACGACTCCACTTTCAACTTACTTCGCTACTAAAGATAATGCTTCTTTAATCAAGGCGGGGGACACAGATGCACAATTGGAATCTTTTTTACAAAAAGAAGCTGAAAATGCTATTCAAAACTCATACAAAGTACTTCGTACTCGTATTGACAAATTTGGAGTCGCTTCTCCAAACATTCAAATTCAACAGGGGACTAATCGCATTCTAATTGAATTACCGGGTGTTAATGATGAGCAACGTGTTCGCAAATTATTACAAGGTTCTGCGAAGTTAGAATTTTACGAAACTCATGGTAACCAAGAGGTTTATCCTTTGTTAGAAAATATTAACAAGACTTTATCAGCTACCTTAAAAATAGCGTCTACGAATGATAAAGCAACAACAGATTCAACTAAAAACGGTGATGACTTATTGGCTAATCTTGGTGTCAATAAAAATACAAAAGATAGTGCTGCCGCTAAATTATCACAAGAAAATCCATTGTTTGATGTTTTGAGACCCGCAGTTTATATGGGTGAAAATCAACAAATGGCTTTAATGCCTGGAGCTATGGTGGGTAGTGCAGAGCTGAAAGATACAGCGAAAGTAAATGCTTACTTAAGTAGACCAGAAGTTAAATCGATTATCCCTGGAAATTTAAGGTTATTATGGTCAGTAAAGCCTGAGGCTAAAACACCTAATCTCCTTTCGCTATATGCGGTAAGACCTGCAGGTGTAGATAATGGACCTGTTTTAACAGGTGATGTTATTGTAAATGCACGTGACGAGTTTAATGAAAGAAATGAGCCTGTTGTTTCTATGCAAATGAACAACGAAGGGGCACGTGAGTGGAAAAAAATCACAGCTAAGGCTGCACAAAGCCAGCAATCTATAGCGATTGTCCTTGACAATGTGGTATACTCGGCGCCGGGTGTATCTGAAGAAATTGCAGGTGGTAATTCATCCATCTCAGGTTCATTCACCGTTGAAGACACAAAAGATTTAGCTAACGTATTGAAAGCAGGTCGTCTACCAACAACAGCTAAAATCGTAGAAGAGGCAATTGTAGGTCCTACTTTAGGACAATCTGCTATTGATTCTGGTGTGAATTCAGCAGTTATAGGTATTGTGCTTGTTCTTGTGTTCATGATAGCTTATTACAATACCGCAGGCTTGGTAGCAAACATAGCGGTTCTTGTAAACGTATTCTTTATCATGGGGGTACTCGCATCACTAAATGCAGTGCTGACCTTACCTGGTATTGCGGGTATCGTATTGACAATGGGTACAGCCGTCGACGCAAACGTCTTGATTTATGAACGTATCCGTGAAGAATTGGCTGGAGGAAAATCCATCCGTCAAGCTGTTGCAGATGGTTATAAAAATGCATTACCCTCTATCTTAGATTCACAAATCACAACTTTCTTAGTAGGTTTGGTGTTATTCTTCTTCGGAACAGGTCCAATTTTAGGATTTGCGACTACATTAATGGTAGGTATTATCACATCATTATTCACTAGTATCTTCCTGACTCGAATTATTTTTGAGTGGATGCTGGAACGTGATATGAAAATTAAAGTTTCCTTCCCTTGGTCCGCGAAGACATTGCAGAATGCGAACTTTCAATTCATTAAGAAAAGAAAAGGATTTTATATCGTTTCAATTGTTGTTGTTATTGCTTGTTTTGCATCGATTTTTATTAAAGGATTCAGTCAAGGTGTGGATTTTCAAGGAGGTCGTACGTACACTATCCGTTACGAAAGACCTGTTGATTTGGAAGCGGTTCGCCAAAACTTAGATGATATTTTTCAAAAAACAACTGAGGTTAAGGTGTTTGGAGCAGCGAACCAACTTCGTATAACAACAACGTATCACATTGATGAGACTTCGGACGAGGCTGATAAAGATGTATTGACTAAATTGAATGAAGGCTTATCTAAAGTTGATGGCGGAAACAAACATGAGATTCTTTCTTCTCAAAAAGTGGGTCCGAGCATTGCTACTGATATGAAAGCAAGATCAATCTATGCGACGATTTTTGCCTTATTAATCATAGCGGTTTATATATTGGTCCGTTTCCATAAATGGCAATATTCTGTAGGTGCTGCAATTGCAACTGTACACGATGCGATTATTGTGTTAGGTCTGTTCTCTATTCTAGATGGTATCGTTCCATTCTCATTAGATATTGATCAACATTTTATTGCAGCTATTTTAACGGTCTTGGGCTATTCGGTAAATGATACAGTAGTTGTATTTGACCGTATTCGTGAAGATGTTAATAAACCAAATGCATTGAGTAAAGACTTTGGTGAAACAATCAACCATGCCATTAACACAACATTGAGTAGAACTGTTATCACTTCATTGACAGTAATATTCGTTTTGGCGGTATTATTCATTTTCGGTGGTGAGGTTATCAGAGGTTTCTCTTTCGCTATCTTAATTGGTATTATTGTAGGTACATACTCTTCAATATTCCTTGCTGCTCCTGCAGTATACGATTTGAGTAAAGGAAAACACTTGGCAAGCGCTCCTAAAAAAGCAGAACCAGTGACACCATAAAATTAAAAATCATTAATAAAAAAGGCTTTCAGATTAAATCTGAAAGCCTTTTTTATTTTACAATAAATTCACTATAATACTTGTTGCACTAAGTATTATAATTACTATATTTGTTGTACGAAATATTATTGCAACAAATATTAATATGCAAGACGGAAAATTCAATAAATACTCATTCATTTTAGAGCGAACAGCAAAAAAAGTGAAGCAATTCGCACAAAATTCATTTTCAGAAAACGAATTTGACATCACTGTGGATCAATGGACAATCCTGAAAACACTTTACGAGAATGATAATCTCCTGCAAAAAGAACTTGCTGAGAAATGTTGTAAAGATCAACCTACACTAACACGAATTGTTGATTTATTAATCAAGAAAGGATTAACAGAACGAGTTGTCCATCCATCTGATCGCCGTGGTCTCTATTTACATTTAACAGATGATGGTCAAAAAAAAGTCGAAGCATTCTCCCCTATTGTTTCAAGCATTAGAATGAAGGCATGGGAAAATTTGACTGACGAAGATTTTAATGCATTCACACGTATATTGGACAAAATTTATAAAAATTTAAGTAATTAAAATTGATATGATTATAACGGACATATGTATCATAGGTGCTGGACCTGTGGGTTTATTTGCTGTATTTGAAGCAGGATTATTAAAAATGAGGTGCCATCTAATTGATATTCTTCCTCAAGTAGGTGGTCAATTATCCGAAATATATCCGCATAAGCCGATTTATGATATACCTGGGTACCCCACTATTCGTGCTCAAGAGTTGGTTGACAATCAGATGAAGCAAATTGAACCATTCCATCCCACATTTACGCTTGGCGAACGGGTTGAGGGTTTAGAAAAACAAGAAGATGGTTCCTACATCGTTGTAAGCTCTGAAGGAACACGTATCCACTGTCAAGTTGTTGTTATAGCAGGAGGATTGGGCTGTTTTGAACCACGAAAGCCTGAACTTGCCAATTTAGCCAAATATGAAAGAAAGGGTGTTGATTATATGGTCAAAAATCCTGAAGAATATCGTGATAAAAAAATTATTATTGCTGGTGGTGGTGACTCTGCACTGGATTGGACAATCTATTTGTCAGGAATTGCAAAAGAGCTTACTTTGATCCACAGAAGTGACTCTTTTAGAGGTGCACCAGATTCTGCAGACAAAGTATATGAACTTGCTCAACAAGGGGCAATCAATTTATTAATGTCCCATAATCTTGCAGATGTGCACGGATCAGATTTTTTATCTCATGTAATAGCAATTAATAAACAAAGAGAAGAAATCAAAATGGAGGCAGATTATTTCATCCCGCTATTTGGTCTAACGCCAAAATTAGGCCCTATCGCAAACTGGAGTTTAAATATAGACAAGAATGCGATTGAGGTGAATACAATGGACTACTCGACTAATGTAGCACGTATATACGCTATTGGGGATATAAATACATACCCGGGTAAATTAAAATTGATATTATGTGGGTACCACGAAGCTGCATTAATGGCTCAAAGTGCCTTCAAATTCGTATACCCCGATCAGAAATTGAGTTTTAAATATACAACTGTAAATGGAATCAATACTTTTTAACCATGGAAAATATTATTGAAATAGAAATTGAAGACCGGGATGGTAGTACACAGAAAATTGAAGTGCCAACAGACGTGAACTTATCGCTCATGGAATTACTAAAGGCTACTAATTATGAAGTATTGGCAACTTGCGGTGGTATAGCATTATGTGCCACATGTCATGTACAGATAAAATCTGGCGCAGAAAATCTTTCAGAACCACAGGAGCAAGAATTGGATATGCTTGACACGCTACCTGATGCCGATGATGATAGTAGATTAGCTTGCCAACTGTGGTTAAAGAATGAAAATGATGGCTTAAGAATCAAAATAAAGGGGGCATTA
It includes:
- the ppk1 gene encoding polyphosphate kinase 1 — protein: MARKFIPRDVSWLSFNSRVLQEAADETVPLPSKIKFLGIFSNNLDEFFRVRIPGLKRAIDIKDKEANSSFFEDPQIILDEVNTIVSKQQKKFDSIWTLIQKEMAKQHVYMKDAYQLNPKQKEFVKNFYFEEIESNVIPLLLDDNRPMPYLRDKSLYLGISMRKKEWEYETRFAIIEIPTTLNGRFVILPASAKEKHIILLEDIIKFNLPYIFSYFDFDEFDAHVFKITKDAEFDIDNDINTTLAEKISKGVKNRRKGKTTRFIFDKEMDARLVEFLIKKLQLTKKDNIIPGQKIHNFKHFMDFPNVFKQPILPITNPAFTHPQLNKTQRITDIIIKKDILLSFPYHTFRPVIDLLREAAMDPDVRTIQITAYRLATNSKIVNALINAARNGKDVTVMLELQARFDEENNLFWKEKLELEGIRVLTGVPNKKVHAKLCIIKKRVGNKTIQYGFVSTGNINEKTAKLYGDYCLLTSNRSVMADINKVFHFLKKPKSNPHEVIKNCSSLLVCPTDMRNGIAHYIDKEIEEVKAGRKGRVILKVNSLSDRILIKKLYEAAEIGVQVDLIVRGIYCATNQPKFKKAINAISIVDEFLEHARVMYFYSSGKEVIYISSADWMSRNLDHRVEAAVKINSKKIRDEIKDMLQIQLRDNVKARILNNELNNHYVENDKEPCRSQIEIYHYLRKKTDEL
- the guaB gene encoding IMP dehydrogenase; translation: MQLDPQKFVAEGLTYDDVLLIPAYSEILPRDVDTSTFLTKKIKLNIPLVSAAMDTVTGADLAIAIAQAGGIGMLHKNMTIAEQAAEVRKVKRSESGMIQDPVTLLQSATVGDAFKIMKDHKIGGIPVIDENGKLVGIVTNRDLRFQKVMSQPIASLMTKDNLVIAPEGTDLVKAEEILQNHKIEKLPVVNREGVLKGLITFKDIQKYKHYPNAAKDTHGRLLVGGAVGVTPDTLERVEALVKAGVDVITIDTAHGHSKGVIEKLKLVKATFPDLQVIVGNIATGAAAKALAEAGADAVKVGIGPGSICTTRIIAGVGVPQLYAIYEVAKALKGTGVPLIADGGIKQTGDIAKAIAAGAYTIMAGSLFAGVEEAPGETIIYEGRKFKSYRGMGSIEAMEKGSKDRYFQDVEDDIKKLVPEGIVGRVPYKGTLAEVVYQYMGGLKASMGYCGAATIEKLQEAQFVRITGAGLRESHPHNISITKEAPNYNSRG
- the secDF gene encoding protein translocase subunit SecDF, translated to MQGKGLIKFLVIAVSIACLYALSFTFVTRKVERDAENYAQGDMAREKSYLDSIAGEVVYNLGFAKYTYREAKAQELALGLDLKGGMNVTMEISIDELIRNLADNPKDEKFNAALTAAISKSKTSQKSLVNLFIEEYKATGNTTPLSTYFATKDNASLIKAGDTDAQLESFLQKEAENAIQNSYKVLRTRIDKFGVASPNIQIQQGTNRILIELPGVNDEQRVRKLLQGSAKLEFYETHGNQEVYPLLENINKTLSATLKIASTNDKATTDSTKNGDDLLANLGVNKNTKDSAAAKLSQENPLFDVLRPAVYMGENQQMALMPGAMVGSAELKDTAKVNAYLSRPEVKSIIPGNLRLLWSVKPEAKTPNLLSLYAVRPAGVDNGPVLTGDVIVNARDEFNERNEPVVSMQMNNEGAREWKKITAKAAQSQQSIAIVLDNVVYSAPGVSEEIAGGNSSISGSFTVEDTKDLANVLKAGRLPTTAKIVEEAIVGPTLGQSAIDSGVNSAVIGIVLVLVFMIAYYNTAGLVANIAVLVNVFFIMGVLASLNAVLTLPGIAGIVLTMGTAVDANVLIYERIREELAGGKSIRQAVADGYKNALPSILDSQITTFLVGLVLFFFGTGPILGFATTLMVGIITSLFTSIFLTRIIFEWMLERDMKIKVSFPWSAKTLQNANFQFIKKRKGFYIVSIVVVIACFASIFIKGFSQGVDFQGGRTYTIRYERPVDLEAVRQNLDDIFQKTTEVKVFGAANQLRITTTYHIDETSDEADKDVLTKLNEGLSKVDGGNKHEILSSQKVGPSIATDMKARSIYATIFALLIIAVYILVRFHKWQYSVGAAIATVHDAIIVLGLFSILDGIVPFSLDIDQHFIAAILTVLGYSVNDTVVVFDRIREDVNKPNALSKDFGETINHAINTTLSRTVITSLTVIFVLAVLFIFGGEVIRGFSFAILIGIIVGTYSSIFLAAPAVYDLSKGKHLASAPKKAEPVTP
- a CDS encoding MarR family winged helix-turn-helix transcriptional regulator; its protein translation is MQDGKFNKYSFILERTAKKVKQFAQNSFSENEFDITVDQWTILKTLYENDNLLQKELAEKCCKDQPTLTRIVDLLIKKGLTERVVHPSDRRGLYLHLTDDGQKKVEAFSPIVSSIRMKAWENLTDEDFNAFTRILDKIYKNLSN
- a CDS encoding NAD(P)/FAD-dependent oxidoreductase, with the protein product MIITDICIIGAGPVGLFAVFEAGLLKMRCHLIDILPQVGGQLSEIYPHKPIYDIPGYPTIRAQELVDNQMKQIEPFHPTFTLGERVEGLEKQEDGSYIVVSSEGTRIHCQVVVIAGGLGCFEPRKPELANLAKYERKGVDYMVKNPEEYRDKKIIIAGGGDSALDWTIYLSGIAKELTLIHRSDSFRGAPDSADKVYELAQQGAINLLMSHNLADVHGSDFLSHVIAINKQREEIKMEADYFIPLFGLTPKLGPIANWSLNIDKNAIEVNTMDYSTNVARIYAIGDINTYPGKLKLILCGYHEAALMAQSAFKFVYPDQKLSFKYTTVNGINTF
- a CDS encoding 2Fe-2S iron-sulfur cluster-binding protein; translated protein: MENIIEIEIEDRDGSTQKIEVPTDVNLSLMELLKATNYEVLATCGGIALCATCHVQIKSGAENLSEPQEQELDMLDTLPDADDDSRLACQLWLKNENDGLRIKIKGALQ